The Paenibacillus sp. FSL W8-0426 region TTTTCACATCAACGATTCGGGTTGCCGGTACGGTCTGTTCAGCAAAGAAAAGGATGAGCTGCTTGGTACGTGCGGTTATCATTGCTGGATGGCGAACCAGGATGGGACAAGGGCCGAGATCGGGTTCGATCTGGCGCCTCGTTATTGGGGGAAAGGCATCATGCAAGAGGCTTTGCGTGAACTGATTCCGATGGGGTTTGATCTCATGCAGCTGCAATATATCGAGGCAACAACGGAACAAAAAAATGACCAATCGCAGAAGTTGCTAACCAGGTTGGGATTTAAGCAGGAGCCTTTTCTCAAAGACAACTTACTCTATTTTACGTTAAGGCGAGAACAGTACGAAGTATAACCTTGTCCAGCTCAATACCGTAGACTCTCTACTTGTATATTTTCAAAGAGAGTCTTTTTTTGTTGTCGTCATTGTTGCGGCAATAGGATTAAAATCCTTGTATGTTATTGATCATAAAGGTAAAATATAGATGTTTTCGCTAAATCGGAGGTACGGGAGTGTTGGCATGATTATCATGATTAATGGGGCTTTCGGTTCCGGCAAAACTTCGGCGGCAGCGCAGCTGCAGCCTAGAATCGCGAACAGCATGATTTTTGACCCGGAGGAAGTCGGTTATATGCTCAGAAAGCTTATACCGGAAGAGCAGCGGCTTATGGAAGAACGTACGGATGATTTTCAGGATATCGAGCTTTGGAGAGTATTGACGGTACAGACGGCAAGGGAAATCCGGCGTAAATACGGCAAACACTTGATCGTGCCAATGACGATCTATAAAGAAGCTAACTTCCATTACATTTCCAATGGGTTCAAAGAATTCGATGCGGATGTATATCATTTCTCGCTGATTGCTTCGGAAGAAACGATTCACCAACGTTTGGCGAAACGGGGAGATGCACTTGGAGGTTGGACGTATCAACAGGCACCGAAATGTTTGAAGGCGCTTGGTGAACCACAATTTGCGGAGCATATCA contains the following coding sequences:
- a CDS encoding GNAT family N-acetyltransferase; its protein translation is MNNGVIEFPRLETERLMMRELTLQDAASILNHFTDPEVIKFMDIEACKDIAEAEEIIAFHINDSGCRYGLFSKEKDELLGTCGYHCWMANQDGTRAEIGFDLAPRYWGKGIMQEALRELIPMGFDLMQLQYIEATTEQKNDQSQKLLTRLGFKQEPFLKDNLLYFTLRREQYEV
- a CDS encoding AAA family ATPase, whose product is MIIMINGAFGSGKTSAAAQLQPRIANSMIFDPEEVGYMLRKLIPEEQRLMEERTDDFQDIELWRVLTVQTAREIRRKYGKHLIVPMTIYKEANFHYISNGFKEFDADVYHFSLIASEETIHQRLAKRGDALGGWTYQQAPKCLKALGEPQFAEHIITDSLDTGDIVNIILERVGDKAER